Proteins encoded in a region of the Mycolicibacterium chitae genome:
- a CDS encoding nickel-dependent hydrogenase large subunit translates to MTELDLWVSPLGRVEGDLDVRVTVDSGVVTSAWTEAAMFRGFEIILQGKDPQAGLIVCPRICGICGGSHLYKSAYALDTAWRTHMPPNATLVRNICQACETLQSIPRYFYALFAIDLTNKNYAKSSLYAEAVRRFAPYVGTSYQKGVVLSAKPVEVYAIYGGQWPHSSFMVPGGVMCAPTLSDVTRSIAILEHWNNNWLEGQWLGCTIDRWLENKTWEDVLAWVDENEAQYNSDCGFFIRYCLDVGLDKYGAGVGNYIATGTYFEPSRYENPTIEGRNDALIGRSGVYVNGDWHEFDQAKVTEDVTHSFYAGDRPLHPFEGETIPIDPEQGRKDGKYSWAKSPRYAVGEHGNIPLEAGPLARRMAAGAPNAAAHQDYDPLFVDMYNKIGPSVMVRQLARMHEAPKYYKWTREWLDQLDLRESFYTKPVEHAEGMGFGATEAARGALCDWIVIEDSKIKNYQVITPTAWNIGPRDGDQVLGPIERALVGSPIVDPEDPVELGHVARSFDSCLVCTVHAYDGKTGKELSKFVINGMV, encoded by the coding sequence ATGACCGAACTCGATCTTTGGGTCAGCCCGCTGGGACGTGTGGAGGGCGATCTCGACGTGCGCGTCACCGTCGATTCCGGGGTGGTTACCTCCGCGTGGACCGAAGCCGCGATGTTCCGTGGCTTCGAGATCATCCTGCAGGGTAAGGATCCCCAGGCCGGCCTGATCGTGTGTCCGCGCATCTGCGGCATCTGCGGTGGCAGCCACCTGTACAAATCCGCCTACGCGCTGGACACCGCGTGGCGGACGCATATGCCGCCCAACGCCACGCTGGTCCGCAACATCTGCCAGGCCTGTGAGACGTTGCAGTCGATTCCGCGGTACTTCTACGCGCTGTTCGCGATCGACCTCACCAACAAGAACTATGCGAAGTCCAGCCTGTACGCCGAGGCCGTCCGCAGGTTCGCCCCCTATGTCGGCACCAGCTACCAGAAGGGCGTGGTGCTGTCGGCCAAACCCGTCGAGGTGTACGCGATCTACGGTGGCCAGTGGCCGCATTCGAGCTTCATGGTGCCCGGGGGTGTGATGTGTGCCCCGACCCTGTCGGATGTCACCCGGTCCATCGCGATCCTCGAACACTGGAACAACAACTGGCTCGAGGGGCAATGGCTGGGCTGCACCATCGACCGGTGGCTGGAGAACAAGACCTGGGAAGACGTGCTGGCCTGGGTCGACGAGAACGAGGCGCAGTACAACAGTGACTGCGGGTTCTTCATCCGCTACTGCCTGGACGTGGGTCTGGACAAGTACGGCGCCGGCGTTGGCAACTACATCGCCACCGGCACGTACTTCGAACCATCCCGCTACGAGAACCCGACCATCGAGGGCCGCAACGATGCGTTGATCGGCCGCTCCGGCGTGTACGTCAACGGTGACTGGCACGAATTCGATCAGGCCAAGGTCACCGAGGACGTCACGCACTCGTTCTATGCCGGTGACCGGCCACTGCATCCGTTCGAGGGGGAGACCATCCCGATCGATCCGGAACAGGGCCGCAAGGACGGCAAGTACAGCTGGGCGAAGTCACCCCGCTATGCGGTGGGCGAGCACGGGAACATCCCGCTGGAGGCCGGGCCGCTGGCGCGGCGGATGGCCGCGGGCGCACCCAACGCCGCGGCGCATCAGGACTACGATCCGCTGTTCGTCGATATGTACAACAAGATCGGCCCCAGCGTGATGGTGCGTCAGTTGGCACGTATGCACGAGGCCCCCAAGTACTACAAGTGGACCCGCGAGTGGCTCGATCAGCTGGATCTGCGGGAGAGCTTCTACACCAAGCCGGTCGAGCATGCCGAGGGTATGGGGTTCGGCGCCACCGAGGCCGCACGCGGTGCTCTCTGCGACTGGATTGTCATCGAGGACAGCAAGATCAAGAACTACCAGGTGATCACGCCCACGGCGTGGAACATCGGTCCGCGTGACGGTGATCAGGTCCTCGGGCCAATCGAGCGAGCGCTGGTCGGATCGCCCATCGTCGATCCCGAAGACCCTGTCGAACTCGGCCATGTGGCAAGAAGTTTCGATTCCTGCCTGGTGTGCACCGTACACGCCTACGATGGGAAGACCGGTAAGGAGCTGTCCAAGTTCGTTATCAACGGAATGGTGTGA